taaggtgatcggcaaaagaaccagaggggagatgaggagaatttttttacgcagcgagttgttatgatctggaattcactgcctgaaagggcggtggaagcagattcaataataactttcaaaagggaattggataaatacttgaaaaggagaaatttgcagggctgtggggaaagggcaggggagtgggactaattggatagctctttcaaagagccgtcacaggcacgatgggccgaatggcctccttctgtgttgtaagattctataatgtGTGAATTCAGTCCCAGGCCAACGTGTttgactctcaactgccctctgaagtggccgagcaagacaTTCCGTTGTATCAAAACCGCTACAaagcagcaccgtgggagaaccttcaccacacggactgcagcggttcaagaaggcggctcaccaccaccttctcaaggggcaaccagtgatgggcaataaatgccggcctcgccagcgacgcccacagaatgaataaaaataaaacctgtGAAACCGAGCCTCGGTCTCTGATTATTCTGCAGTGTGTTCCCAGGGGCTGGACTTTCTCACAATGACAGACCCTTTGTAATATCCCCATTTAGGAAAATCACAGGCATCACCCTCTTTGAAACGCTGAAAAGTGTGGTAACTTCCTCCCGGGATGGGAATATTAAAATATGGGATGAAAGCTGGAACCTTCGAATGGTGTTTGTTGGACACAGAGGTGAGTGGAGACCCGATTTGCATCTCACATAGAGAGTATTGATCATAAAAAGGCAGCCAAGGtttctgggggcgggggggggagagggggggaataaaATACCAAAACGATGGGGTCACGGGCAAGAAAGCCTCTGTCCTCGCGGTGTCCCGCCTTCCCGAGCCAATCCGAAAgccaacagactcttcgttacccgattgaaTGATTCCTGACGGTCAGTCGAACAGCACTCTTTTCCCCATCTATCATAGTAGATAcatcacaggatgaggccattcggcccatcgtgcctgtgccggctctttgaaagagctgtccaattagtcccactctttccccatagccctgcaacttttttcccttcaagtatctccaatgtttttacaaccaataaacaaaagtgttcaaagaaattgtttttaaaaaaccaCATGAAGTTTCTTCGTTAATGCCCCTTTGATTTTTGTCCTGAGTTTGCTTGCAGCAGTTTCCTGTATATTAATACCAGGACCCGATGTAagtcattgctccaccattggcgaccatgctttcagctgcctacaaagacaacaataacaacttgcatttatgccttTAACaccgtaaaacgtcccaaggcgcttcacaagagcgattaccaaacaaaattttaaacaattttacaacaccaagttatagtccagcaattttatgttcacctgacgaagggggaagcctccgaaagcttgtgaatttaaaataaaattgctggactataacttggtgttgtaaaattgtttacaattgtcaaccccagtccatcaccggcatctccacatcaaacaaaatttgacactgaaccacataaggagatattaggacaggtgaccaaaagcttggtcaaagagccaggttttaaggagcgtcttaaaggaggagagagaggtggagaggtttagggagggaattccagagcttagggcccaggcggctgaaggcacggccgccaatggtggagcgattaaaatcggggatgcacaagaggccagaattggaggagtgcagagatcctaggccctaagctctggaattccctccctaaacctctccgcctcactccccctctctcctcctttaagacgctccttaaaacctacctctttgaccaagcttttggtcacctgtcctaatatctccttatgtggctcggtgtcaaattttctgtttgataatcgctcctgtgaagcaccttgggtcgttttaTCAAAGTAAAGgctcaaaataaatgcaagttattgttgttgttgatattattagagtattgcgttcagttctgggcaccgcacctcaggaaggatatattggccttggagggggtgcagtgcagattcaccagaatgataccggggataaaagggtttgaattacgaggacaggttgtatagactaggcttgtagtccctcgagtatagaagattaagagatgatctcatcgaggtgtttaagatgattaaaggatttgatcgggtcgatagagagaaactatttcctctggtggggggagtccagaacaagggggcagaaccttaaaattagagcttggccgttcaggggtgatgtcaggaagcacttcttcacaNNNNNNNNNNNNNNNNNNNNNNNNNNNNNNNNNNNNNNNNNNNNNNNNNNNNNNNNNNNNNNNNNNNNNNNNNNNNNNNNNNNNNNNNNNNNNNNNNNNNNNNNNNNNNNNNNNNNNNNNNNNNNNNNNNNNNNNNNNNNNNNNNNNNNNNNNNNNNNNNNNNNNNNNNNNNNNNNNNNNNNNNNNNNNNNNNNNNNNNNTCTGACCAATCACAAACTTCCATTCCCCATTTCCCGGTTTTATTCCACGCAGTGACCCCACCGGAGAGTTGCTGTTGGGATTGGGTTGTTCTGTTATAATCTGATTCCCCCCTTTCTTCCCTGGCCAACCCGAGGGAGATTTATCAAAAGCCGCACGATGTGAGCCGACTACCTGCATGTTTCTACTGTCTGTGTATCGGTGTGTTCGATGTAACCCTGTCCCCTGAGGAGAGGACTGACTGTAACAGATATACTCAGTGCTGCTGTAATCTGTAATATTAACCCTTTAATAAACGGCACTCATGGATCCCGCTGTGTGTTTTTGCATCATGAGCACAGCGTCTCCCCGCTGCTGTTCTCAGTAACCAGGGCGTCGGAGAGAAGAAACAGGGCAAAATAAACCTCTCCCTGGGCTTCACCAGACTGTCGCACACACTGATGTCTCCCagtgggctggggctctttccccAGAAGCAAGAAGACtgagaggggtgacctgatcgaggtctttaaaattatgaaagggtttgataggggagacttagagaagatgtttccatattgtgggggagaccagaactcggggtctttaatataagatagtcactaataaatccaagagggaattcaggagaaacttctttacccagagagtggtgagaatgtggaactcactcccacaaggagcagttgaggtgaatagtgtcaatacatttaaggggaagctcgataaacacatgagggagaaaggaatagaaggatatgctgatagggtgagatgaagtagggagggaggaggctcgtgtggagcataaacaccagcatggaccagtggggccgaatggcctgtttctgtgctgtacgttctgtgtTTATCATTAATGTTGGGCTGGAGCGGGGGGTGACGACGGCCACAGATAAACACATAACACTGACCCTCACACTCAGGACACATTCTCACTTTATTGCTGAATCTGAAGACGGTGCTGGAGTGAGTTGAAGGTGTTTCAGAGTCTGTGCCTCAGGGGCAGGAATGTGACGGCACAGAGTCCAGGTGGAGCCTGGACCCGTGGTGATAGAGAGCCGGCAGCGAGCTCCCCTCACACTGCCTTCAAACCTTCATCAGTGGGCCACGGGCTGTcgatcggggagagggaggggagggggggcgactgTCGatcgaggagagggagggggggctaCTGTCGatcgaggagagggagggggtggggggctacTGTCGatcgaggagagggagggggaggggggctacAGTCGatcgaggagagggagggggtggggggctacTGTCGatcgaggagagggagggggaggggggctacagtcgatcgggtgagagagaggggaggggggctacTGTCgatcgaggagggggaggggggctactgtcgatcggggagagagagggggagggggctacTGTCgatcgaggagggggaggggaggggggctactgtcgatcggggagagagagggggaggggggctacTGTCGTgatcgaggagggggaggggagggggggctactgtcgatcggggagagagagagggggagggggggctactGTCgatcgaggagggggagggggaggggggctactggtcgatcgggggagagagaggggggaggggggctactGTCgatcgaggagggggagggggagggggctactgtcgatcgggggagagagaggggaggggggctacTGTCGatcgaggagagggaggggggcaactgtcgatcggggagagagaggggaggggggctacTGTCgatcgaggagggggagggggagggggctgggggtACTGTCgatcgaggagggggagggggaggggggctacAGTCGATCggggtggggaaaggggagggggggctaCTGTCGatcgaggagagggagggggctacTGTCgatcgaggagggggaggggggctacTGTCgatcgaggagggggaggggggctacTGTCgatcgaggagggggaggggaggggggctacTGTCGatcgaggaggggggagggggaggggggctacTGTCgatcgaggagggggaggggggctacTGTCGatcgaggagagggaggggggctacTGTCgatcgaggagggggaggggggctacTGTCgatcgaggagggggaggggggctacTGTCgatcgaggagggggaggggagggggggctacTGTCgatcgaggagggggaggggggctacAGTCGATCGGGGAGGGGGGCCTACAgtcgatcggggggaggggggctactgttgatcagggagggggagggggctacagtcgatcgggggggagggggctacAGTCGAGGCGGGAGGAGGGGGCTACTgccgatcgggggggagggggctacagtcgatcggggagggggagggtggctacagttgatcgggggagggggctaCAGCTCGATCGGGTGGGAGGGGGCTTACagtcgatcgggagagggggaggggggctacagtcgatcgggggagggggctaCAGTCGatcggggggcaggggggctacAGTCgatcggggaggagggggagggggctactgtcgatcgagggggaggggggctatAGTCGATCGGGGTGAGGGGGCTACTgtcgatcggggaggggggagggggctacagttgatcgggggagggggctaCAGTCGatcggggggcaggggggctacagtcgatcggggagggggaggggggctactgtcgatcgagggggagggggctatagtcgatcgggggggaggggggctactgtcgatcgggggaggggggagggggctacTGTCtgatcgagggggagggggggctacagtcgatcggggagagggggagggggcctaCTGTcgatcgagggggagggggctatagtcgatcggggggagggggctactgtcgatcggggagggaggggagggggctacTGTCGatcgaggaggggagggggctaCAGTCGATcagggagagcgagggggcgcATCAGGcaatttggggagggggaggggaggtggaggagggggactACAGTCGATcggtgagggggagggcgagggggagggatcCGGATCTCGGGCCCTGTGTCCTGTACTGGATGGGCCTGAGGCTCTGGTGGGGAATCAGTGCATCGAAGACGCTTTTATTGGGAGGGACGACGCGGAGCAGGGTGTCAAGGTCACGAGGCCGAGGGGCTGCCTGGGGCACGGGTACGGCCGGGGCCTGCGCCGAGGGGACCCGGGCACCAGTGACCAGAGGGGCCCGCAGGCCAGgcccgggggggaggagggaggagggccgCGGGAGGGGGTATCCGGTGCTGGGAGGGGCCACGGCGTTGGGGGGGAGCGTACTGGGCGTGGGAGGTGGGCAACTCCCAGGGGGGCTGGGCCCGATCCCCAGTGCTCTCCGGGCTCGGAGTCCGGCTCGGAGGAGCTGCCGGTCGAGGTCGGCCCGAGGCTCCCCGCCTCGCCCGGAGGACTCGCAGTGCCGGGGGGCCGGGGAGGAGCAGCCAGCGGGCGGGGGGCCGGGGCACTGATCccggaggatgaggaggcccaG
This DNA window, taken from Heptranchias perlo isolate sHepPer1 chromosome 2, sHepPer1.hap1, whole genome shotgun sequence, encodes the following:
- the LOC137332584 gene encoding LOW QUALITY PROTEIN: forkhead box protein H1-like (The sequence of the model RefSeq protein was modified relative to this genomic sequence to represent the inferred CDS: deleted 2 bases in 2 codons), whose translation is MDMLGRRACFHVVTSMILYQRHPKPPYSYLALIAMVILNSPEKRQTLSQVLRTISLLSPFCSGDYKGWRDSVRHNLSANACFVKVLKDPNDPRRKGNSWMVDMSRIPPKALKRQNTAASGGGTGTWASSSSGISAPAPRRWLLLPGPPALRVLRARRGASGRPRPAAPPSRTPSPESTGDRAQPPWELPTSHAQYAPPNAVAPPSTGYPLPRPSSLLPPGPGLRAPLVTGARVPSAQAPAVPVPQAAPRPRDLDTLLRVVPPNKSVFDALIPHQSLRPIQYRTQGPRSGSLPLALPLTDRL